Proteins encoded within one genomic window of Brassica rapa cultivar Chiifu-401-42 chromosome A09, CAAS_Brap_v3.01, whole genome shotgun sequence:
- the LOC103840489 gene encoding uncharacterized protein LOC103840489 isoform X2 has translation MCNKGSGIAAKPRGIENVITITAYGSSISLLQWLNRTKPNNVDSEISMLKGYYVSRSLYCYCKSHHGHRHVVELSVGAALSLNQTHGICSTKKVIYPIFKGVNCCCYDPRRRCIQTCKVSRTLSGLLNQIRGGPGPRTSFPIATKDII, from the exons ATGTGTAACAAAGGTAGTGGAATTGCTGCAAAACCTCGTGGAATTGAGAACGTCATAACAATAACTGCATATGGGAGTTCGATCTCATTGTTGCAATGGTTGAACAGAACAAAG CCAAACAATGTGGATAGCGAAATCTCAATGCTAAAAGGATACTATGTTTCTCGGAGCTTATATTG TTACTGCAAGAGTCATCATGGACATAGACATGTGGTGGAGCTAAGC GTTGGTGCAGCTCTTTCGCTCAACCAGACACATGGCATTTGTAGCACGAAGAAGGTCATATACCCCATATTCAAAG GTGTTAATTGCTGTTGCTATGATCCTAGGCGACGGTGTATACAAACTTGCAAGGTGAGCCGGACCCTTTCCGGACTATTAAACCAGATCCGAGGTGGACCTGGTCCGAGAACCTCCTTTCCCATTGCCACCAAAGATATCATATGA
- the LOC103840489 gene encoding uncharacterized protein LOC103840489 isoform X1 — MCNKGSGIAAKPRGIENVITITAYGSSISLLQWLNRTKVETIALFCSVFFLNLSSCSFNITFSRKFLIFYYSQPNNVDSEISMLKGYYVSRSLYCYCKSHHGHRHVVELSVGAALSLNQTHGICSTKKVIYPIFKGVNCCCYDPRRRCIQTCKVSRTLSGLLNQIRGGPGPRTSFPIATKDII; from the exons ATGTGTAACAAAGGTAGTGGAATTGCTGCAAAACCTCGTGGAATTGAGAACGTCATAACAATAACTGCATATGGGAGTTCGATCTCATTGTTGCAATGGTTGAACAGAACAAAGGTAGAAACAATAgcattgttttgttctgttttttttttaaatctttcttCATGCTCCTTCAACATAACGTTTTCAAGGAAgtttttaatcttttattatTCGCAGCCAAACAATGTGGATAGCGAAATCTCAATGCTAAAAGGATACTATGTTTCTCGGAGCTTATATTG TTACTGCAAGAGTCATCATGGACATAGACATGTGGTGGAGCTAAGC GTTGGTGCAGCTCTTTCGCTCAACCAGACACATGGCATTTGTAGCACGAAGAAGGTCATATACCCCATATTCAAAG GTGTTAATTGCTGTTGCTATGATCCTAGGCGACGGTGTATACAAACTTGCAAGGTGAGCCGGACCCTTTCCGGACTATTAAACCAGATCCGAGGTGGACCTGGTCCGAGAACCTCCTTTCCCATTGCCACCAAAGATATCATATGA